One stretch of Corallincola holothuriorum DNA includes these proteins:
- a CDS encoding endonuclease domain-containing protein, producing the protein MISSPLHLKARALRKAQTDVEKQLWSKLRARQLQSCKFRRQVPLGRYIVDFVCLERHLIVELDGSQHISQANYDEVRTAYLQRLGFHVIRFWNNEVIENLQGVLEVINAQLDM; encoded by the coding sequence CTCTTCACCATTACATTTAAAAGCTCGCGCACTAAGAAAAGCCCAAACTGACGTCGAAAAGCAACTTTGGTCAAAGCTTCGCGCAAGGCAACTACAAAGTTGCAAATTTCGTCGTCAGGTTCCTTTAGGCCGCTACATTGTGGACTTCGTTTGCCTAGAGCGTCACCTCATTGTGGAGCTTGATGGAAGCCAGCATATATCGCAGGCCAACTATGATGAGGTCAGAACAGCCTATTTACAGAGGCTGGGTTTTCATGTGATACGTTTCTGGAACAATGAGGTGATCGAAAATTTACAAGGTGTGCTAGAGGTGATTAATGCGCAATTAGATATGTAA